The Rhodoflexus caldus genome has a segment encoding these proteins:
- a CDS encoding DUF3592 domain-containing protein: protein MRHYFRIFAWILVAGGVFLLARAGYYVYDWNERIKIYEIAQGVVAEVVPNADSTQFFPVISFRAMDNQKLRIRSRRPDASVQVGDSVQVLYDIVNPDDMLPVHQHPIQHNSQWMSFAAVLLVVGLAVLFRQWQQHNHRQLLQASGRTVQAAYDTTETFAIAGLHFYRAKLTAQISYPQEQTLHFTSEWFMADPAPYWQGKMVKVHINVSRESDYWVNTEWLPPHILI, encoded by the coding sequence ATGAGGCATTACTTCCGCATTTTTGCATGGATATTGGTTGCGGGCGGTGTTTTTCTACTTGCCCGGGCAGGCTATTACGTTTATGACTGGAACGAGCGCATTAAAATTTATGAAATTGCCCAAGGTGTTGTTGCAGAGGTTGTGCCCAATGCAGACAGTACACAGTTTTTTCCCGTCATCAGTTTTCGGGCGATGGATAACCAGAAACTGCGGATTCGTTCCCGCCGGCCGGATGCTTCCGTGCAGGTTGGCGATTCGGTGCAGGTGCTGTACGACATTGTCAACCCTGATGATATGCTGCCTGTGCACCAGCACCCGATACAGCACAACAGCCAATGGATGAGTTTTGCGGCCGTACTGTTAGTGGTAGGCTTAGCTGTTTTATTCCGACAATGGCAGCAACACAATCACAGGCAATTGTTGCAGGCATCGGGAAGAACGGTACAGGCTGCGTATGACACTACCGAAACTTTTGCCATAGCCGGTTTGCACTTCTACCGTGCCAAATTAACCGCACAAATTAGCTACCCTCAGGAGCAGACACTGCATTTTACCAGTGAATGGTTCATGGCAGACCCCGCCCCCTATTGGCAGGGAAAAATGGTTAAAGTGCATATCAACGTCAGCCGCGAAAGCGATTATTGGGTGAATACCGAATGGCTGCCTCCGCACATACTGATATAG